CGTTCGCCGCCTTCACCACGCTCACCCTGCGCCTGGCCGAACTGCAGCCCGACAGCGCCTGGCACGGCGTGCTGCAGACCGCCGGCGTGCTGCTGCTCGCGTCCACCACCATGACCGTGCTCTGGCTCAGCTTCGCCACCGTGCGCGGCCTGCGCGAAGGCTCGCTGCTGGCACCCGAGCCGGTGGCCAACATCATCCCCGCGTCGGCCTGAGCGGCCGAACGCGCGAGACCATGAGCGACGACGCCGCTGCCGCCCCCGGCCCCCAGCCGCTGCCCAGCGAGCGCAAGGCCGAGCTGATGCACCGCCTGCGCCGGGCCGAGGGCCAGGTGCGCGGGCTGCAGAAGCTGCTGGAAGAGGGCGCCGACTGCGCCAAGATCGCGCAGCAGCTGCTCGCCACGCGCCACGCGCTCGACAGCACTTTCGTGCGGCTCAACCTGTCGCTGGCCGAGCAGGAACTGGCCGCCGGCGCGGGCGGTTCGTCGCAGGCGGTGAGCGAGGTGCTG
This Hydrogenophaga taeniospiralis DNA region includes the following protein-coding sequences:
- a CDS encoding metal-sensing transcriptional repressor, translated to MSDDAAAAPGPQPLPSERKAELMHRLRRAEGQVRGLQKLLEEGADCAKIAQQLLATRHALDSTFVRLNLSLAEQELAAGAGGSSQAVSEVLDRLQHKLGRAR